From Taeniopygia guttata chromosome 29, bTaeGut7.mat, whole genome shotgun sequence, a single genomic window includes:
- the CSAD gene encoding cysteine sulfinic acid decarboxylase isoform X1: protein MAEPSGAGCSIPLDDPGLDIAAGEEFLQEVFQILLEEGVRKSTDVTQKVCDWKEPQELRELLDLELRSDGEGREQLLQRCRDVLRFSVRTGHPRFFNQLFSGLDHHALAGRFLTETLNTSPYTYEVAPVLVLMEEQVLAKLRELVGWSSGDGIFAPGGSISNMLAMNVARFRRFPESRSRGNWDLPRLGLFASQESCFPAQSHYSILKGAALLGIGTDNVHLVRTDKRGKMIPEELEKEIQRVKAEGSEPLFVCATSGTTVLGAFDPLNAIADICARHGLWLHVDAAWGGSALLSPQLRHLLAGIHRADSVTWNPHKLLMVGLQCSAFLLRDSSGLLQRCHGVGASYLFQRDKFYDVSLDTGDKSPQCGRRADGLKLWILWKAVGSRGLAQRVERAFSASRYLLEQVKRREGFQLVMEPEFINLCFWFIPPSLRGQESYPEFWDKLGKVAPAIKERMIRRGSMMVGYQPHGSHVNFFRHIITNPAVTRHDLDFFLDEIQELGWDL, encoded by the exons GTGTGTGACTGGAAGGAGCCGCaggagctgcgggagctgctGGATCTGGAGCTGCGGAGCGAcggggaggggcgggagcagctcctgcagcgcTGCCGGGACGTGCTGCGCTTCAGCGTCCGCACTG GTCACCCCCGGTTCTTCAACCAGCTTTTCTCAGGGCTGGACCACCACGCCCTGGCTGGCCGGTTCCTCACCGAGACCCTCAACACGAGCCC GTACACATACGAAGTGGCCCCAGTGCTGGTGCTGATGGAGGAACAGGTCCTGGCCAAGCTCCGGGAGCTTGTGGGATGGAGCAGCGGCGATGGGATCTTTGCTCCCG gggGCTCTATATCCAACATGTTGGCCATGAACGTGGCGCGATTCCGGCGTTTCCCGGAGAGCCggagcagagggaactgggacCTTCCTCGCCTGGGCCTCTTTGCATCCcaggag TCCTGTTTTCCTGCCCAGAGCCATTACTCCATCCTAAAAGGGGCTGCTCTCCTGGGAATTGGCACAGACAATGTTCACCTGGTGCGAACAGACAAGAG GGGGAAGATGATCCctgaagagctggagaaggagatcCAGAGGGTGAAAGCTgag GGCTCAGAGCCCCTCTTTGTGTGTGCCACGAGTGGCACCACTGTCCTGGGTGCCTTCGACCCACTGAACGCCATCGCCGACATCTGTGCCCGCCACGGGCTGTGGCTGCATGTGGAC gcagCATGGGGAGGCAGCGCCCTCCTGTCCCCTCAACTCCGTCACCTCCTTGCCGGCATCCACAG GGCTGACTCGGTGACATGGAACCCCCACAAGCTGTTGATGGTGGGATTGCAGTGCTCGGCATTCCTGCTCCGTGACAGCTCC GGGCTCCTGCAGCGCTGCCATGGCGTGGGGGCCTCGTACCTGTTCCAGCGGGACAAGTTCTATGACGTGTCCCTGGACACAGGGGACAAGAGCCCCCAGTGTGGCCGCCGTGCCGATGGCCTCAAGCTCTGGATCCTCTGGAAAGCCGTGGGAAGCCGAGGGCTGGCCCAGCGTGTGGAGAGGGCGTTCAGTGCTTCTCG GTATCTGTTGGAGCAGGtgaagaggagggagggatTCCAGCTGGTGATGGAG ccAGAATTTATCAACCTCTGCTTCTGGTTCATCCCACCCAGCCTGCGGGGCCAGGAGAGCTACCCAGAAttctgggacaaactgggaaaG GTGGCCCCAGCCATCAAGGAAAGGATGATCCGGAGAGGCTCCATGATGGTGGGATACCAACCCCATGGATCCCACGTCAACTTTTTCCGGCACATTATCACCAATCCTGCTGTCACCCGCCACGACCTGGACTTCTTCCTGGATGAGATACAGGAATTGGGATGGGATCTGTGA
- the CSAD gene encoding cysteine sulfinic acid decarboxylase isoform X2, translating to MAEPSGAGCSIPLDDPGLDIAAGEEFLQEVFQILLEEGVRKSTDVTQKVCDWKEPQELRELLDLELRSDGEGREQLLQRCRDVLRFSVRTGHPRFFNQLFSGLDHHALAGRFLTETLNTSPYTYEVAPVLVLMEEQVLAKLRELVGWSSGDGIFAPGGSISNMLAMNVARFRRFPESRSRGNWDLPRLGLFASQESHYSILKGAALLGIGTDNVHLVRTDKRGKMIPEELEKEIQRVKAEGSEPLFVCATSGTTVLGAFDPLNAIADICARHGLWLHVDAAWGGSALLSPQLRHLLAGIHRADSVTWNPHKLLMVGLQCSAFLLRDSSGLLQRCHGVGASYLFQRDKFYDVSLDTGDKSPQCGRRADGLKLWILWKAVGSRGLAQRVERAFSASRYLLEQVKRREGFQLVMEPEFINLCFWFIPPSLRGQESYPEFWDKLGKVAPAIKERMIRRGSMMVGYQPHGSHVNFFRHIITNPAVTRHDLDFFLDEIQELGWDL from the exons GTGTGTGACTGGAAGGAGCCGCaggagctgcgggagctgctGGATCTGGAGCTGCGGAGCGAcggggaggggcgggagcagctcctgcagcgcTGCCGGGACGTGCTGCGCTTCAGCGTCCGCACTG GTCACCCCCGGTTCTTCAACCAGCTTTTCTCAGGGCTGGACCACCACGCCCTGGCTGGCCGGTTCCTCACCGAGACCCTCAACACGAGCCC GTACACATACGAAGTGGCCCCAGTGCTGGTGCTGATGGAGGAACAGGTCCTGGCCAAGCTCCGGGAGCTTGTGGGATGGAGCAGCGGCGATGGGATCTTTGCTCCCG gggGCTCTATATCCAACATGTTGGCCATGAACGTGGCGCGATTCCGGCGTTTCCCGGAGAGCCggagcagagggaactgggacCTTCCTCGCCTGGGCCTCTTTGCATCCcaggag AGCCATTACTCCATCCTAAAAGGGGCTGCTCTCCTGGGAATTGGCACAGACAATGTTCACCTGGTGCGAACAGACAAGAG GGGGAAGATGATCCctgaagagctggagaaggagatcCAGAGGGTGAAAGCTgag GGCTCAGAGCCCCTCTTTGTGTGTGCCACGAGTGGCACCACTGTCCTGGGTGCCTTCGACCCACTGAACGCCATCGCCGACATCTGTGCCCGCCACGGGCTGTGGCTGCATGTGGAC gcagCATGGGGAGGCAGCGCCCTCCTGTCCCCTCAACTCCGTCACCTCCTTGCCGGCATCCACAG GGCTGACTCGGTGACATGGAACCCCCACAAGCTGTTGATGGTGGGATTGCAGTGCTCGGCATTCCTGCTCCGTGACAGCTCC GGGCTCCTGCAGCGCTGCCATGGCGTGGGGGCCTCGTACCTGTTCCAGCGGGACAAGTTCTATGACGTGTCCCTGGACACAGGGGACAAGAGCCCCCAGTGTGGCCGCCGTGCCGATGGCCTCAAGCTCTGGATCCTCTGGAAAGCCGTGGGAAGCCGAGGGCTGGCCCAGCGTGTGGAGAGGGCGTTCAGTGCTTCTCG GTATCTGTTGGAGCAGGtgaagaggagggagggatTCCAGCTGGTGATGGAG ccAGAATTTATCAACCTCTGCTTCTGGTTCATCCCACCCAGCCTGCGGGGCCAGGAGAGCTACCCAGAAttctgggacaaactgggaaaG GTGGCCCCAGCCATCAAGGAAAGGATGATCCGGAGAGGCTCCATGATGGTGGGATACCAACCCCATGGATCCCACGTCAACTTTTTCCGGCACATTATCACCAATCCTGCTGTCACCCGCCACGACCTGGACTTCTTCCTGGATGAGATACAGGAATTGGGATGGGATCTGTGA
- the CSAD gene encoding cysteine sulfinic acid decarboxylase isoform X3 — MEEQVLAKLRELVGWSSGDGIFAPGGSISNMLAMNVARFRRFPESRSRGNWDLPRLGLFASQESCFPAQSHYSILKGAALLGIGTDNVHLVRTDKRGKMIPEELEKEIQRVKAEGSEPLFVCATSGTTVLGAFDPLNAIADICARHGLWLHVDAAWGGSALLSPQLRHLLAGIHRADSVTWNPHKLLMVGLQCSAFLLRDSSGLLQRCHGVGASYLFQRDKFYDVSLDTGDKSPQCGRRADGLKLWILWKAVGSRGLAQRVERAFSASRYLLEQVKRREGFQLVMEPEFINLCFWFIPPSLRGQESYPEFWDKLGKVAPAIKERMIRRGSMMVGYQPHGSHVNFFRHIITNPAVTRHDLDFFLDEIQELGWDL; from the exons ATGGAGGAACAGGTCCTGGCCAAGCTCCGGGAGCTTGTGGGATGGAGCAGCGGCGATGGGATCTTTGCTCCCG gggGCTCTATATCCAACATGTTGGCCATGAACGTGGCGCGATTCCGGCGTTTCCCGGAGAGCCggagcagagggaactgggacCTTCCTCGCCTGGGCCTCTTTGCATCCcaggag TCCTGTTTTCCTGCCCAGAGCCATTACTCCATCCTAAAAGGGGCTGCTCTCCTGGGAATTGGCACAGACAATGTTCACCTGGTGCGAACAGACAAGAG GGGGAAGATGATCCctgaagagctggagaaggagatcCAGAGGGTGAAAGCTgag GGCTCAGAGCCCCTCTTTGTGTGTGCCACGAGTGGCACCACTGTCCTGGGTGCCTTCGACCCACTGAACGCCATCGCCGACATCTGTGCCCGCCACGGGCTGTGGCTGCATGTGGAC gcagCATGGGGAGGCAGCGCCCTCCTGTCCCCTCAACTCCGTCACCTCCTTGCCGGCATCCACAG GGCTGACTCGGTGACATGGAACCCCCACAAGCTGTTGATGGTGGGATTGCAGTGCTCGGCATTCCTGCTCCGTGACAGCTCC GGGCTCCTGCAGCGCTGCCATGGCGTGGGGGCCTCGTACCTGTTCCAGCGGGACAAGTTCTATGACGTGTCCCTGGACACAGGGGACAAGAGCCCCCAGTGTGGCCGCCGTGCCGATGGCCTCAAGCTCTGGATCCTCTGGAAAGCCGTGGGAAGCCGAGGGCTGGCCCAGCGTGTGGAGAGGGCGTTCAGTGCTTCTCG GTATCTGTTGGAGCAGGtgaagaggagggagggatTCCAGCTGGTGATGGAG ccAGAATTTATCAACCTCTGCTTCTGGTTCATCCCACCCAGCCTGCGGGGCCAGGAGAGCTACCCAGAAttctgggacaaactgggaaaG GTGGCCCCAGCCATCAAGGAAAGGATGATCCGGAGAGGCTCCATGATGGTGGGATACCAACCCCATGGATCCCACGTCAACTTTTTCCGGCACATTATCACCAATCCTGCTGTCACCCGCCACGACCTGGACTTCTTCCTGGATGAGATACAGGAATTGGGATGGGATCTGTGA
- the CSAD gene encoding cysteine sulfinic acid decarboxylase isoform X4, translating to MIPEELEKEIQRVKAEGSEPLFVCATSGTTVLGAFDPLNAIADICARHGLWLHVDAAWGGSALLSPQLRHLLAGIHRADSVTWNPHKLLMVGLQCSAFLLRDSSGLLQRCHGVGASYLFQRDKFYDVSLDTGDKSPQCGRRADGLKLWILWKAVGSRGLAQRVERAFSASRYLLEQVKRREGFQLVMEPEFINLCFWFIPPSLRGQESYPEFWDKLGKVAPAIKERMIRRGSMMVGYQPHGSHVNFFRHIITNPAVTRHDLDFFLDEIQELGWDL from the exons ATGATCCctgaagagctggagaaggagatcCAGAGGGTGAAAGCTgag GGCTCAGAGCCCCTCTTTGTGTGTGCCACGAGTGGCACCACTGTCCTGGGTGCCTTCGACCCACTGAACGCCATCGCCGACATCTGTGCCCGCCACGGGCTGTGGCTGCATGTGGAC gcagCATGGGGAGGCAGCGCCCTCCTGTCCCCTCAACTCCGTCACCTCCTTGCCGGCATCCACAG GGCTGACTCGGTGACATGGAACCCCCACAAGCTGTTGATGGTGGGATTGCAGTGCTCGGCATTCCTGCTCCGTGACAGCTCC GGGCTCCTGCAGCGCTGCCATGGCGTGGGGGCCTCGTACCTGTTCCAGCGGGACAAGTTCTATGACGTGTCCCTGGACACAGGGGACAAGAGCCCCCAGTGTGGCCGCCGTGCCGATGGCCTCAAGCTCTGGATCCTCTGGAAAGCCGTGGGAAGCCGAGGGCTGGCCCAGCGTGTGGAGAGGGCGTTCAGTGCTTCTCG GTATCTGTTGGAGCAGGtgaagaggagggagggatTCCAGCTGGTGATGGAG ccAGAATTTATCAACCTCTGCTTCTGGTTCATCCCACCCAGCCTGCGGGGCCAGGAGAGCTACCCAGAAttctgggacaaactgggaaaG GTGGCCCCAGCCATCAAGGAAAGGATGATCCGGAGAGGCTCCATGATGGTGGGATACCAACCCCATGGATCCCACGTCAACTTTTTCCGGCACATTATCACCAATCCTGCTGTCACCCGCCACGACCTGGACTTCTTCCTGGATGAGATACAGGAATTGGGATGGGATCTGTGA